One genomic region from Nitrospinota bacterium encodes:
- the aspS gene encoding aspartate--tRNA ligase yields the protein MSESTSVGRTHTCGELRKENIGQDVTLVGWARRRRDHGGLVFIDLWDRYGVTQVAVNPEIDQTAHEIAHSARAEFVLRISGKVSARPEGTVNTRLSTGEIEVYARQASILNPSKTPPFVIDEEETPSEAVRLKHRYLDMRRGPLLDNLILRHKVSTAVRKYLDALDFIEVETPMLTRSTPEGARDFLVPSRLNAGEFYALPQSPQLFKQLLMVAGLDRYFQIVKCFRDEDLRADRQPEFTQIDMELSFADEAMIRQICEGMIAEIFRVAKGVEVPTPFRLMTFDVAMSKYGSDKPDLRFGLEMGDVSTLAGESDFKVFKDAISSGGVIVGLAAKGCAEFSRKEVDDLTQEAVSLGAKGLAWIKVTAEGYQSPIVKFFKPETLDKIRDTLGAAAGDLMIFVADKKKVALDILGRLRLSLGRKLNLMDDNRFEFVWITEFPLLDYDEEDKRYVAMHHPFTSPVLDDVTLFDSDPLKIRARAYDLALNGVEIGGGSIRIHSQRIQSKMFTALGIGEEEARAKFGFLLEALEYGAPPHGGIAFGLDRLCAILTGSESIRDVIAFPKTQKAYCPLTEAPAQVDPKQLRELGLKRDLR from the coding sequence ATGTCTGAATCCACTAGCGTTGGCCGCACCCATACCTGCGGCGAGCTGAGAAAAGAAAATATCGGCCAGGATGTGACCCTGGTGGGCTGGGCCCGCAGAAGAAGGGACCACGGCGGACTGGTTTTTATAGACCTTTGGGACCGGTACGGCGTCACCCAGGTGGCGGTAAATCCGGAGATTGACCAGACAGCCCACGAGATAGCCCATTCGGCCCGGGCGGAGTTTGTGTTAAGGATATCCGGCAAAGTGTCCGCAAGGCCCGAAGGCACGGTTAACACCAGGCTTTCCACCGGCGAGATAGAGGTTTACGCCCGGCAGGCCAGCATCCTCAACCCCTCTAAAACGCCACCGTTCGTTATAGATGAGGAAGAAACCCCCAGCGAGGCTGTCCGGCTGAAACACCGCTATCTGGACATGCGCAGGGGCCCGCTATTAGACAACCTTATCCTTCGTCACAAGGTGTCCACGGCGGTTCGAAAATATCTGGACGCGCTGGATTTCATCGAAGTGGAAACGCCCATGCTCACCCGCTCCACGCCTGAAGGGGCGCGGGATTTCCTGGTGCCCAGCCGCCTGAACGCCGGGGAGTTCTACGCCCTGCCCCAGTCGCCCCAGCTGTTCAAACAGCTTCTGATGGTGGCCGGGCTGGACAGGTATTTCCAGATAGTAAAATGCTTCCGCGACGAGGATTTGCGGGCGGACCGCCAGCCGGAGTTCACACAGATAGATATGGAGCTGTCTTTCGCCGACGAGGCTATGATCCGCCAAATCTGCGAAGGGATGATAGCCGAGATATTCAGGGTGGCCAAAGGGGTGGAAGTGCCAACCCCGTTCCGTCTAATGACTTTCGACGTGGCCATGTCCAAATACGGATCCGACAAGCCGGACTTGCGGTTCGGGCTGGAGATGGGCGACGTCTCAACGCTGGCTGGCGAAAGCGATTTTAAAGTGTTTAAAGACGCTATCTCATCGGGCGGCGTAATAGTGGGCCTTGCCGCCAAAGGTTGCGCCGAGTTCTCCCGCAAAGAGGTGGACGACCTGACGCAAGAGGCCGTATCCCTTGGCGCCAAGGGGCTGGCCTGGATAAAAGTTACGGCGGAAGGGTATCAATCACCCATCGTGAAATTCTTCAAGCCGGAAACGCTGGACAAGATACGGGACACGCTTGGCGCCGCCGCTGGCGACCTGATGATATTCGTGGCCGACAAGAAAAAAGTTGCGCTGGACATTCTTGGCAGGCTCCGCCTTTCGCTGGGCAGGAAGCTCAACCTCATGGACGACAACCGGTTCGAGTTCGTCTGGATCACCGAGTTCCCATTGTTGGATTACGACGAGGAGGACAAGCGCTATGTGGCGATGCATCATCCGTTCACCTCTCCTGTGCTCGATGATGTAACACTGTTCGACAGCGACCCGCTTAAAATCCGCGCCCGGGCTTACGACCTGGCCTTGAACGGCGTGGAAATCGGCGGCGGCTCCATCCGCATCCACAGCCAGCGGATACAAAGCAAAATGTTCACCGCCCTCGGCATCGGAGAAGAGGAGGCGCGCGCCAAGTTCGGCTTCCTTCTGGAGGCGCTGGAATATGGCGCTCCGCCCCACGGCGGCATCGCTTTCGGGCTGGACAGGCTTTGCGCCATCCTTACCGGGTCGGAATCCATCCGCGACGTGATAGCCTTCCCCAAAACGCAGAAAGCGTACTGCCCGCTTACGGAGGCGCCCGCCCAGGTGGATCCGAAACAGTTGCGTGA